Proteins encoded together in one Bos indicus isolate NIAB-ARS_2022 breed Sahiwal x Tharparkar chromosome 3, NIAB-ARS_B.indTharparkar_mat_pri_1.0, whole genome shotgun sequence window:
- the PI4KB gene encoding phosphatidylinositol 4-kinase beta isoform X1: MSLEAQSLAVAMGDTIVEPAPLKPTSEPAPGPPGNNGGSLLSVITEGVGELSVIDPEVAQKACQEVLEKVKLLHGGVAISSRGTPLELVNGDGVDSEIRCLDDPPAQIREEEDEMGATVASGTAKGARRRRQNNSAKQSWLLRLFESKLFDISMAISYLYNSKEPGVQAYIGNRLFCFRNEDVDFYLPQLLNMYIHMDEDVGDAIKPYIVHRCRQSINFSLQCALLLGAYSSDMHISTQRHSRGTKLRKLILSDELKPAHRKRELPSLSPAPDTGLSPSKRTHQRSKSDATASISLSSNLKRTASNPKVENEDEELSSSTESIDNSFSSPVRLAPEREFIKSLMAIGKRLATLPTKEQKTQRLISELSLLNHKLPARVWLPTAGFDHHVVRVPHTQAVVLNSKDKAPYLIYVEVLECENFDTTSVPARIPENRIRSTRSVENLPECGITHEQRAGSFSTVPNYDNDDEAWSVDDIGELQVELPEVHTNSCDNISQFSVDSITSQESKEPVFIAAGDIRRRLSEQLAHTPTAFKRDPEDPSAVALKEPWQEKVRRIREGSPYGHLPNWRLLSVIVKCGDDLRQELLAFQVLKQLQSIWEQERVPLWIKPYKILVISADSGMIEPVVNAVSIHQVKKQSQLSLLDYFLQEHGSYTTEAFLSAQRNFVQSCAGYCLVCYLLQVKDRHNGNILLDAEGHIIHIDFGFILSSSPRNLGFETSAFKLTTEFVDVMGGLDGDMFNYYKMLMLQGLIAARKHMDKVVQIVEIMQQGCRRCSGASPSGPVMTVAQVICSQLPCFHGSSTIRNLKERFHMSMTEEQLQLLVEQMVDGSMRSITTKLYDGFQYLTNGIM, encoded by the exons ATGAG cTTGGAAGCTCAAAGTCTGGCTGTGGCCATGGGAGACACGATAGTGGAGCCTGCCCCCCTGAAGCCAACTTCTGAGCCCGctcctggcccaccagggaataaTGGGGGCTCCTTGCTAAGTGTCATCACGGAGGGGGTCGGGGAGCTCTCGGTGATTGACCCTGAGGTGGCCCAGAAGGCCTGCCAGGAGGTGCTGGAGAAAGTCAAGCTCTTGCATGGAGGCGTGGCCATCTCTAGCAGAGGCACCCCCCTGGAGCTGGTCAATGGGGATGGTGTGGACAGCGAGATCCGTTGCCTGGACGACCCACCCGCCCAGAtaagggaggaggaagatgagatGGGGGCCACGGTGGCCTCAGGCACAGCCAAGGGAGCAAGAAGGCGGCGGCAGAACAACTCGGCCAAACAGTCTTGGCTGCTGAGGCTGTTTGAGTCGAAACTGTTTGACATCTCCATGGCCATTTCATACCTGTATAACTCCAAGGAGCCTGGAGTGCAGGCCTACATTGGCAACCGGCTCTTCTGCTTTCGTAATGAGGATGTGGACTTCTATCTGCCCCAGTTGCTTAACATGTACATCCACATGGACGAGGACgtgggtgatgccatcaagccctACATAGTCCACCGCTGCCGCCAGAGCATTAACTTTTCCCTCCAGTGTGCTCTGTTGCTGGGGGCCTACTCTTCAGACATGCACATTTCCACTCAGCGACACTCCCGTGGGACCAAGCTACGGAAGCTGATCCTCTCAGATGAGCTGAAGCCCGCTCACCGAAAGAGGGAGCTGCCCTCCTTGAGCCCAGCCCCCGACACAGGGCTGTCTCCCTCTAAAAGGACCCACCAGCGCTCTAAGTCAGATGCCACCGCCAGCATAAGTCTCAGCAGCAACTTGAAACGAACAGCCAGCAACCCTAAAGTGGAGAATGAGGACGAG GAGCTCTCCTCCAGCACCGAGAGTATTGATAATTCATTCAGTTCC CCCGTCAGACTGGCTCCTGAGCGAGAATTCATCAAGTCCCTGATGGCGATTGGCAAGCGGCTGGCCACACTCCCCACCAAGGAGCAGAAGACACAGCGGCTGATCTCAGAGCTCTCCCTGCTCAACCACAAGCTCCCTGCCCGAGTCTGGCTGCCCACTGCTGGCTTCGACCACCACGTGGTCCGCGTGCCCCACACCCAGGCTGTTGTCCTCAATTCTAAGGACAAG GCTCCCTACCTGATCTATGTGGAGGTCCTCGAATGTGAAAACTTCGACACCACTAGTGTCCCCGCCCGAATCCCCGAGAACCGAATTCGGAGCACCCGGTCTGTAGAGAACCTACCCGAATGCGGCATCACCCACGAGCAGCGGGCAGGCAGCTTCAGCACCGTGCCCAACTATGACAACGATGACGAGGCCTGGTCGGTGGATGACATAGGCGAGCTGCAGGTGGAG CTCCCTGAAGTGCACACCAACAGCTGTGACAACATCTCCCAGTTCTCCGTGGACAGCATCACCAGCCAGGAAAGCAAGGAGCCTGTGTTCATCGCAGCAGGTGACATCCG ACGGCGCCTCTCAGAGCAGCTGGCTCACACCCCCACAGCCTTCAAACGAGACCCGGAAGACCCTTCTGCAGTTGCTCTCAAAGAGCCCTGGCAGGAGAAAGTACG GCGCATTAGAGAGGGTTCCCCCTATGGCCATCTCCCCAATTGGCGGCTCCTGTCAGTCATCGTCAAGTGTGGGGATGACCTTCGGCAGGAGCTGTTGGCCTTTCAGGTGTTAAAGCAACTGCAG TCCATTTGGGAACAGGAGCGAGTACCCCTGTGGATCAAGCCATATAAGATTCTTGTGATTTCGGCCGACAGTGGCATGATTGAACCAGTGGTCAACGCTGTATCCATTCACCAGGTGAAGAAGCAGTCACAGCTCTCCCTGCTCGATTACTTCCTACAGGAGCATGGCAGTTATACCACTGAGGCATTCCTCAGCGCCCAGCGCAATTTTGTGCAGAGTTGTGCTGGCTACTGCTTGGTCTGCTACCTGCTGCAGGTCAAGGACAG ACACAATGGGAACATCCTGTTGGACGCAGAAGGCCACATCATCCACATCGACTTTGGCTTCATCCTATCCAGCTCACCCCGAAACCTGGGCTTTGAGACATCAGCCTTCAAACTGACCACAGAGTTTGTGGAC GTGATGGGCGGCCTGGATGGCGACATGTTCAACTATTACAAGATGTTGATGCTGCAGGGGCTGATCGCTGCTCGGAAACACATGGATAAGGTGGTGCAGATCGTAGAGATCATGCAACAAG GTTGTCGCCGTTGCTCAGGAGCATCCCCGTCTGGCCCCGTGATGACGGTGGCCCAGGTCATCT GTTCTCAGcttccttgcttccatggctccAGCACCATCCGCAACCTCAAGGAGAGGTTCCACATGAGCATGACCGAGGAGCAGCTGCAGCTGCTGGTGGAGCAGATGGTGGATGGCAGCATGCGGTCTATAACCACCAAACTCTATGACGGCTTCCAGTACCTCACCAACGGCATCATGTGA
- the PI4KB gene encoding phosphatidylinositol 4-kinase beta isoform X3: MSLEAQSLAVAMGDTIVEPAPLKPTSEPAPGPPGNNGGSLLSVITEGVGELSVIDPEVAQKACQEVLEKVKLLHGGVAISSRGTPLELVNGDGVDSEIRCLDDPPAQIREEEDEMGATVASGTAKGARRRRQNNSAKQSWLLRLFESKLFDISMAISYLYNSKEPGVQAYIGNRLFCFRNEDVDFYLPQLLNMYIHMDEDVGDAIKPYIVHRCRQSINFSLQCALLLGAYSSDMHISTQRHSRGTKLRKLILSDELKPAHRKRELPSLSPAPDTGLSPSKRTHQRSKSDATASISLSSNLKRTASNPKVENEDEPVRLAPEREFIKSLMAIGKRLATLPTKEQKTQRLISELSLLNHKLPARVWLPTAGFDHHVVRVPHTQAVVLNSKDKAPYLIYVEVLECENFDTTSVPARIPENRIRSTRSVENLPECGITHEQRAGSFSTVPNYDNDDEAWSVDDIGELQVELPEVHTNSCDNISQFSVDSITSQESKEPVFIAAGDIRRRLSEQLAHTPTAFKRDPEDPSAVALKEPWQEKVRRIREGSPYGHLPNWRLLSVIVKCGDDLRQELLAFQVLKQLQSIWEQERVPLWIKPYKILVISADSGMIEPVVNAVSIHQVKKQSQLSLLDYFLQEHGSYTTEAFLSAQRNFVQSCAGYCLVCYLLQVKDRHNGNILLDAEGHIIHIDFGFILSSSPRNLGFETSAFKLTTEFVDVMGGLDGDMFNYYKMLMLQGLIAARKHMDKVVQIVEIMQQGCRRCSGASPSGPVMTVAQVICSQLPCFHGSSTIRNLKERFHMSMTEEQLQLLVEQMVDGSMRSITTKLYDGFQYLTNGIM; encoded by the exons ATGAG cTTGGAAGCTCAAAGTCTGGCTGTGGCCATGGGAGACACGATAGTGGAGCCTGCCCCCCTGAAGCCAACTTCTGAGCCCGctcctggcccaccagggaataaTGGGGGCTCCTTGCTAAGTGTCATCACGGAGGGGGTCGGGGAGCTCTCGGTGATTGACCCTGAGGTGGCCCAGAAGGCCTGCCAGGAGGTGCTGGAGAAAGTCAAGCTCTTGCATGGAGGCGTGGCCATCTCTAGCAGAGGCACCCCCCTGGAGCTGGTCAATGGGGATGGTGTGGACAGCGAGATCCGTTGCCTGGACGACCCACCCGCCCAGAtaagggaggaggaagatgagatGGGGGCCACGGTGGCCTCAGGCACAGCCAAGGGAGCAAGAAGGCGGCGGCAGAACAACTCGGCCAAACAGTCTTGGCTGCTGAGGCTGTTTGAGTCGAAACTGTTTGACATCTCCATGGCCATTTCATACCTGTATAACTCCAAGGAGCCTGGAGTGCAGGCCTACATTGGCAACCGGCTCTTCTGCTTTCGTAATGAGGATGTGGACTTCTATCTGCCCCAGTTGCTTAACATGTACATCCACATGGACGAGGACgtgggtgatgccatcaagccctACATAGTCCACCGCTGCCGCCAGAGCATTAACTTTTCCCTCCAGTGTGCTCTGTTGCTGGGGGCCTACTCTTCAGACATGCACATTTCCACTCAGCGACACTCCCGTGGGACCAAGCTACGGAAGCTGATCCTCTCAGATGAGCTGAAGCCCGCTCACCGAAAGAGGGAGCTGCCCTCCTTGAGCCCAGCCCCCGACACAGGGCTGTCTCCCTCTAAAAGGACCCACCAGCGCTCTAAGTCAGATGCCACCGCCAGCATAAGTCTCAGCAGCAACTTGAAACGAACAGCCAGCAACCCTAAAGTGGAGAATGAGGACGAG CCCGTCAGACTGGCTCCTGAGCGAGAATTCATCAAGTCCCTGATGGCGATTGGCAAGCGGCTGGCCACACTCCCCACCAAGGAGCAGAAGACACAGCGGCTGATCTCAGAGCTCTCCCTGCTCAACCACAAGCTCCCTGCCCGAGTCTGGCTGCCCACTGCTGGCTTCGACCACCACGTGGTCCGCGTGCCCCACACCCAGGCTGTTGTCCTCAATTCTAAGGACAAG GCTCCCTACCTGATCTATGTGGAGGTCCTCGAATGTGAAAACTTCGACACCACTAGTGTCCCCGCCCGAATCCCCGAGAACCGAATTCGGAGCACCCGGTCTGTAGAGAACCTACCCGAATGCGGCATCACCCACGAGCAGCGGGCAGGCAGCTTCAGCACCGTGCCCAACTATGACAACGATGACGAGGCCTGGTCGGTGGATGACATAGGCGAGCTGCAGGTGGAG CTCCCTGAAGTGCACACCAACAGCTGTGACAACATCTCCCAGTTCTCCGTGGACAGCATCACCAGCCAGGAAAGCAAGGAGCCTGTGTTCATCGCAGCAGGTGACATCCG ACGGCGCCTCTCAGAGCAGCTGGCTCACACCCCCACAGCCTTCAAACGAGACCCGGAAGACCCTTCTGCAGTTGCTCTCAAAGAGCCCTGGCAGGAGAAAGTACG GCGCATTAGAGAGGGTTCCCCCTATGGCCATCTCCCCAATTGGCGGCTCCTGTCAGTCATCGTCAAGTGTGGGGATGACCTTCGGCAGGAGCTGTTGGCCTTTCAGGTGTTAAAGCAACTGCAG TCCATTTGGGAACAGGAGCGAGTACCCCTGTGGATCAAGCCATATAAGATTCTTGTGATTTCGGCCGACAGTGGCATGATTGAACCAGTGGTCAACGCTGTATCCATTCACCAGGTGAAGAAGCAGTCACAGCTCTCCCTGCTCGATTACTTCCTACAGGAGCATGGCAGTTATACCACTGAGGCATTCCTCAGCGCCCAGCGCAATTTTGTGCAGAGTTGTGCTGGCTACTGCTTGGTCTGCTACCTGCTGCAGGTCAAGGACAG ACACAATGGGAACATCCTGTTGGACGCAGAAGGCCACATCATCCACATCGACTTTGGCTTCATCCTATCCAGCTCACCCCGAAACCTGGGCTTTGAGACATCAGCCTTCAAACTGACCACAGAGTTTGTGGAC GTGATGGGCGGCCTGGATGGCGACATGTTCAACTATTACAAGATGTTGATGCTGCAGGGGCTGATCGCTGCTCGGAAACACATGGATAAGGTGGTGCAGATCGTAGAGATCATGCAACAAG GTTGTCGCCGTTGCTCAGGAGCATCCCCGTCTGGCCCCGTGATGACGGTGGCCCAGGTCATCT GTTCTCAGcttccttgcttccatggctccAGCACCATCCGCAACCTCAAGGAGAGGTTCCACATGAGCATGACCGAGGAGCAGCTGCAGCTGCTGGTGGAGCAGATGGTGGATGGCAGCATGCGGTCTATAACCACCAAACTCTATGACGGCTTCCAGTACCTCACCAACGGCATCATGTGA
- the PI4KB gene encoding phosphatidylinositol 4-kinase beta isoform X4 produces the protein MSLEAQSLAVAMGDTIVEPAPLKPTSEPAPGPPGNNGGSLLSVITEGVGELSVIDPEVAQKACQEVLEKVKLLHGGVAISSRGTPLELVNGDGVDSEIRCLDDPPAQIREEEDEMGATVASGTAKGARRRRQNNSAKQSWLLRLFESKLFDISMAISYLYNSKEPGVQAYIGNRLFCFRNEDVDFYLPQLLNMYIHMDEDVGDAIKPYIVHRCRQSINFSLQCALLLGAYSSDMHISTQRHSRGTKLRKLILSDELKPAHRKRELPSLSPAPDTGLSPSKRTHQRSKSDATASISLSSNLKRTASNPKVENEDEELSSSTESIDNSFSSPVRLAPEREFIKSLMAIGKRLATLPTKEQKTQRLISELSLLNHKLPARVWLPTAGFDHHVVRVPHTQAVVLNSKDKAPYLIYVEVLECENFDTTSVPARIPENRIRSTRSVENLPECGITHEQRAGSFSTVPNYDNDDEAWSVDDIGELQVELPEVHTNSCDNISQFSVDSITSQESKEPVFIAAGDIRRRLSEQLAHTPTAFKRDPEDPSAVALKEPWQEKVRRIREGSPYGHLPNWRLLSVIVKCGDDLRQELLAFQVLKQLQSIWEQERVPLWIKPYKILVISADSGMIEPVVNAVSIHQVKKQSQLSLLDYFLQEHGSYTTEAFLSAQRNFVQSCAGYCLVCYLLQVKDRHNGNILLDAEGHIIHIDFGFILSSSPRNLGFETSAFKLTTEFVDVMGGLDGDMFNYYKMLMLQGLIAARKHMDKVVQIVEIMQQGSQLPCFHGSSTIRNLKERFHMSMTEEQLQLLVEQMVDGSMRSITTKLYDGFQYLTNGIM, from the exons ATGAG cTTGGAAGCTCAAAGTCTGGCTGTGGCCATGGGAGACACGATAGTGGAGCCTGCCCCCCTGAAGCCAACTTCTGAGCCCGctcctggcccaccagggaataaTGGGGGCTCCTTGCTAAGTGTCATCACGGAGGGGGTCGGGGAGCTCTCGGTGATTGACCCTGAGGTGGCCCAGAAGGCCTGCCAGGAGGTGCTGGAGAAAGTCAAGCTCTTGCATGGAGGCGTGGCCATCTCTAGCAGAGGCACCCCCCTGGAGCTGGTCAATGGGGATGGTGTGGACAGCGAGATCCGTTGCCTGGACGACCCACCCGCCCAGAtaagggaggaggaagatgagatGGGGGCCACGGTGGCCTCAGGCACAGCCAAGGGAGCAAGAAGGCGGCGGCAGAACAACTCGGCCAAACAGTCTTGGCTGCTGAGGCTGTTTGAGTCGAAACTGTTTGACATCTCCATGGCCATTTCATACCTGTATAACTCCAAGGAGCCTGGAGTGCAGGCCTACATTGGCAACCGGCTCTTCTGCTTTCGTAATGAGGATGTGGACTTCTATCTGCCCCAGTTGCTTAACATGTACATCCACATGGACGAGGACgtgggtgatgccatcaagccctACATAGTCCACCGCTGCCGCCAGAGCATTAACTTTTCCCTCCAGTGTGCTCTGTTGCTGGGGGCCTACTCTTCAGACATGCACATTTCCACTCAGCGACACTCCCGTGGGACCAAGCTACGGAAGCTGATCCTCTCAGATGAGCTGAAGCCCGCTCACCGAAAGAGGGAGCTGCCCTCCTTGAGCCCAGCCCCCGACACAGGGCTGTCTCCCTCTAAAAGGACCCACCAGCGCTCTAAGTCAGATGCCACCGCCAGCATAAGTCTCAGCAGCAACTTGAAACGAACAGCCAGCAACCCTAAAGTGGAGAATGAGGACGAG GAGCTCTCCTCCAGCACCGAGAGTATTGATAATTCATTCAGTTCC CCCGTCAGACTGGCTCCTGAGCGAGAATTCATCAAGTCCCTGATGGCGATTGGCAAGCGGCTGGCCACACTCCCCACCAAGGAGCAGAAGACACAGCGGCTGATCTCAGAGCTCTCCCTGCTCAACCACAAGCTCCCTGCCCGAGTCTGGCTGCCCACTGCTGGCTTCGACCACCACGTGGTCCGCGTGCCCCACACCCAGGCTGTTGTCCTCAATTCTAAGGACAAG GCTCCCTACCTGATCTATGTGGAGGTCCTCGAATGTGAAAACTTCGACACCACTAGTGTCCCCGCCCGAATCCCCGAGAACCGAATTCGGAGCACCCGGTCTGTAGAGAACCTACCCGAATGCGGCATCACCCACGAGCAGCGGGCAGGCAGCTTCAGCACCGTGCCCAACTATGACAACGATGACGAGGCCTGGTCGGTGGATGACATAGGCGAGCTGCAGGTGGAG CTCCCTGAAGTGCACACCAACAGCTGTGACAACATCTCCCAGTTCTCCGTGGACAGCATCACCAGCCAGGAAAGCAAGGAGCCTGTGTTCATCGCAGCAGGTGACATCCG ACGGCGCCTCTCAGAGCAGCTGGCTCACACCCCCACAGCCTTCAAACGAGACCCGGAAGACCCTTCTGCAGTTGCTCTCAAAGAGCCCTGGCAGGAGAAAGTACG GCGCATTAGAGAGGGTTCCCCCTATGGCCATCTCCCCAATTGGCGGCTCCTGTCAGTCATCGTCAAGTGTGGGGATGACCTTCGGCAGGAGCTGTTGGCCTTTCAGGTGTTAAAGCAACTGCAG TCCATTTGGGAACAGGAGCGAGTACCCCTGTGGATCAAGCCATATAAGATTCTTGTGATTTCGGCCGACAGTGGCATGATTGAACCAGTGGTCAACGCTGTATCCATTCACCAGGTGAAGAAGCAGTCACAGCTCTCCCTGCTCGATTACTTCCTACAGGAGCATGGCAGTTATACCACTGAGGCATTCCTCAGCGCCCAGCGCAATTTTGTGCAGAGTTGTGCTGGCTACTGCTTGGTCTGCTACCTGCTGCAGGTCAAGGACAG ACACAATGGGAACATCCTGTTGGACGCAGAAGGCCACATCATCCACATCGACTTTGGCTTCATCCTATCCAGCTCACCCCGAAACCTGGGCTTTGAGACATCAGCCTTCAAACTGACCACAGAGTTTGTGGAC GTGATGGGCGGCCTGGATGGCGACATGTTCAACTATTACAAGATGTTGATGCTGCAGGGGCTGATCGCTGCTCGGAAACACATGGATAAGGTGGTGCAGATCGTAGAGATCATGCAACAAG GTTCTCAGcttccttgcttccatggctccAGCACCATCCGCAACCTCAAGGAGAGGTTCCACATGAGCATGACCGAGGAGCAGCTGCAGCTGCTGGTGGAGCAGATGGTGGATGGCAGCATGCGGTCTATAACCACCAAACTCTATGACGGCTTCCAGTACCTCACCAACGGCATCATGTGA
- the PI4KB gene encoding phosphatidylinositol 4-kinase beta isoform X5, whose protein sequence is MSLEAQSLAVAMGDTIVEPAPLKPTSEPAPGPPGNNGGSLLSVITEGVGELSVIDPEVAQKACQEVLEKVKLLHGGVAISSRGTPLELVNGDGVDSEIRCLDDPPAQIREEEDEMGATVASGTAKGARRRRQNNSAKQSWLLRLFESKLFDISMAISYLYNSKEPGVQAYIGNRLFCFRNEDVDFYLPQLLNMYIHMDEDVGDAIKPYIVHRCRQSINFSLQCALLLGAYSSDMHISTQRHSRGTKLRKLILSDELKPAHRKRELPSLSPAPDTGLSPSKRTHQRSKSDATASISLSSNLKRTASNPKVENEDEPVRLAPEREFIKSLMAIGKRLATLPTKEQKTQRLISELSLLNHKLPARVWLPTAGFDHHVVRVPHTQAVVLNSKDKAPYLIYVEVLECENFDTTSVPARIPENRIRSTRSVENLPECGITHEQRAGSFSTVPNYDNDDEAWSVDDIGELQVELPEVHTNSCDNISQFSVDSITSQESKEPVFIAAGDIRRRLSEQLAHTPTAFKRDPEDPSAVALKEPWQEKVRRIREGSPYGHLPNWRLLSVIVKCGDDLRQELLAFQVLKQLQSIWEQERVPLWIKPYKILVISADSGMIEPVVNAVSIHQVKKQSQLSLLDYFLQEHGSYTTEAFLSAQRNFVQSCAGYCLVCYLLQVKDRHNGNILLDAEGHIIHIDFGFILSSSPRNLGFETSAFKLTTEFVDVMGGLDGDMFNYYKMLMLQGLIAARKHMDKVVQIVEIMQQGSQLPCFHGSSTIRNLKERFHMSMTEEQLQLLVEQMVDGSMRSITTKLYDGFQYLTNGIM, encoded by the exons ATGAG cTTGGAAGCTCAAAGTCTGGCTGTGGCCATGGGAGACACGATAGTGGAGCCTGCCCCCCTGAAGCCAACTTCTGAGCCCGctcctggcccaccagggaataaTGGGGGCTCCTTGCTAAGTGTCATCACGGAGGGGGTCGGGGAGCTCTCGGTGATTGACCCTGAGGTGGCCCAGAAGGCCTGCCAGGAGGTGCTGGAGAAAGTCAAGCTCTTGCATGGAGGCGTGGCCATCTCTAGCAGAGGCACCCCCCTGGAGCTGGTCAATGGGGATGGTGTGGACAGCGAGATCCGTTGCCTGGACGACCCACCCGCCCAGAtaagggaggaggaagatgagatGGGGGCCACGGTGGCCTCAGGCACAGCCAAGGGAGCAAGAAGGCGGCGGCAGAACAACTCGGCCAAACAGTCTTGGCTGCTGAGGCTGTTTGAGTCGAAACTGTTTGACATCTCCATGGCCATTTCATACCTGTATAACTCCAAGGAGCCTGGAGTGCAGGCCTACATTGGCAACCGGCTCTTCTGCTTTCGTAATGAGGATGTGGACTTCTATCTGCCCCAGTTGCTTAACATGTACATCCACATGGACGAGGACgtgggtgatgccatcaagccctACATAGTCCACCGCTGCCGCCAGAGCATTAACTTTTCCCTCCAGTGTGCTCTGTTGCTGGGGGCCTACTCTTCAGACATGCACATTTCCACTCAGCGACACTCCCGTGGGACCAAGCTACGGAAGCTGATCCTCTCAGATGAGCTGAAGCCCGCTCACCGAAAGAGGGAGCTGCCCTCCTTGAGCCCAGCCCCCGACACAGGGCTGTCTCCCTCTAAAAGGACCCACCAGCGCTCTAAGTCAGATGCCACCGCCAGCATAAGTCTCAGCAGCAACTTGAAACGAACAGCCAGCAACCCTAAAGTGGAGAATGAGGACGAG CCCGTCAGACTGGCTCCTGAGCGAGAATTCATCAAGTCCCTGATGGCGATTGGCAAGCGGCTGGCCACACTCCCCACCAAGGAGCAGAAGACACAGCGGCTGATCTCAGAGCTCTCCCTGCTCAACCACAAGCTCCCTGCCCGAGTCTGGCTGCCCACTGCTGGCTTCGACCACCACGTGGTCCGCGTGCCCCACACCCAGGCTGTTGTCCTCAATTCTAAGGACAAG GCTCCCTACCTGATCTATGTGGAGGTCCTCGAATGTGAAAACTTCGACACCACTAGTGTCCCCGCCCGAATCCCCGAGAACCGAATTCGGAGCACCCGGTCTGTAGAGAACCTACCCGAATGCGGCATCACCCACGAGCAGCGGGCAGGCAGCTTCAGCACCGTGCCCAACTATGACAACGATGACGAGGCCTGGTCGGTGGATGACATAGGCGAGCTGCAGGTGGAG CTCCCTGAAGTGCACACCAACAGCTGTGACAACATCTCCCAGTTCTCCGTGGACAGCATCACCAGCCAGGAAAGCAAGGAGCCTGTGTTCATCGCAGCAGGTGACATCCG ACGGCGCCTCTCAGAGCAGCTGGCTCACACCCCCACAGCCTTCAAACGAGACCCGGAAGACCCTTCTGCAGTTGCTCTCAAAGAGCCCTGGCAGGAGAAAGTACG GCGCATTAGAGAGGGTTCCCCCTATGGCCATCTCCCCAATTGGCGGCTCCTGTCAGTCATCGTCAAGTGTGGGGATGACCTTCGGCAGGAGCTGTTGGCCTTTCAGGTGTTAAAGCAACTGCAG TCCATTTGGGAACAGGAGCGAGTACCCCTGTGGATCAAGCCATATAAGATTCTTGTGATTTCGGCCGACAGTGGCATGATTGAACCAGTGGTCAACGCTGTATCCATTCACCAGGTGAAGAAGCAGTCACAGCTCTCCCTGCTCGATTACTTCCTACAGGAGCATGGCAGTTATACCACTGAGGCATTCCTCAGCGCCCAGCGCAATTTTGTGCAGAGTTGTGCTGGCTACTGCTTGGTCTGCTACCTGCTGCAGGTCAAGGACAG ACACAATGGGAACATCCTGTTGGACGCAGAAGGCCACATCATCCACATCGACTTTGGCTTCATCCTATCCAGCTCACCCCGAAACCTGGGCTTTGAGACATCAGCCTTCAAACTGACCACAGAGTTTGTGGAC GTGATGGGCGGCCTGGATGGCGACATGTTCAACTATTACAAGATGTTGATGCTGCAGGGGCTGATCGCTGCTCGGAAACACATGGATAAGGTGGTGCAGATCGTAGAGATCATGCAACAAG GTTCTCAGcttccttgcttccatggctccAGCACCATCCGCAACCTCAAGGAGAGGTTCCACATGAGCATGACCGAGGAGCAGCTGCAGCTGCTGGTGGAGCAGATGGTGGATGGCAGCATGCGGTCTATAACCACCAAACTCTATGACGGCTTCCAGTACCTCACCAACGGCATCATGTGA